Proteins from one Nerophis lumbriciformis linkage group LG08, RoL_Nlum_v2.1, whole genome shotgun sequence genomic window:
- the LOC133611402 gene encoding fatty acid-binding protein, brain-like isoform X2, with the protein MLASSGINFATRQVGNVTKPTVVISKDGDKVVVKTFSTFRNTELSSKLGEEFDEITADDRKVKSIFTMEGDKFVHVQKWDGKESKFEREIKDGKMVMTLTCQGVQAVRKYEKA; encoded by the exons ATGTTGGCGTCTTCAG gTATTAATTTTGCTACGAGACAAGTGGGCAACGTGACCAAACCCACTGTGGTGATCAGCAAGGATGGAGACAAAGTGGTGGTGAAGACGTTCAGCACCTTCCGGAACACTGAGCTCTCCTCTAAACTTGGAGAGGAGTTTGACGAGATCACCGCTGATGACCGAAAAGTCAAA tctATTTTCACTATGGAGGGTGATAAATTTGTGCACGTGCAGAAGTGGGACGGAAAAGAGAGCAAATTTGAGCGTGAGATAAAGGATGGAAAGATGGTGATG ACTTTGACCTGCCAGGGCGTCCAGGCTGTTCGCAAGTATGAAAAGGCATAA
- the LOC133611402 gene encoding fatty acid-binding protein, brain-like isoform X1, whose protein sequence is MVDAFCAKWKLVDSKDFDEYMKAVGINFATRQVGNVTKPTVVISKDGDKVVVKTFSTFRNTELSSKLGEEFDEITADDRKVKSIFTMEGDKFVHVQKWDGKESKFEREIKDGKMVMTLTCQGVQAVRKYEKA, encoded by the exons ATGGTGGATGCGTTCTGTGCTAAGTGGAAACTGGTCGACAGCAAGGACTTTGATGAGTACATGAAGGCGGTCG gTATTAATTTTGCTACGAGACAAGTGGGCAACGTGACCAAACCCACTGTGGTGATCAGCAAGGATGGAGACAAAGTGGTGGTGAAGACGTTCAGCACCTTCCGGAACACTGAGCTCTCCTCTAAACTTGGAGAGGAGTTTGACGAGATCACCGCTGATGACCGAAAAGTCAAA tctATTTTCACTATGGAGGGTGATAAATTTGTGCACGTGCAGAAGTGGGACGGAAAAGAGAGCAAATTTGAGCGTGAGATAAAGGATGGAAAGATGGTGATG ACTTTGACCTGCCAGGGCGTCCAGGCTGTTCGCAAGTATGAAAAGGCATAA